In Chitinophaga sp. H8, the sequence TGAACTGCAATTATGGAAGAACCTGTTTGCGATTACAGCAGATGTGTTTACAGAAAAACGTAATGATATCCTCATTACCCGTAACTCTGTACCCTCCATGATTGGAATGACCGACAATGAACTGCCACCAGCCAATTTCGGAAAGGTGAATAACCAGGGATTTGAAGTAGAGGTATCCCATCGTTATATGATCAATAAGGTAACCTATATGCTGAGTGGTAATCTGTCTTATGCAAGGAACAAGATCATATTCCAGGATGAAGAAAATAAAGCCTATGACTATATGTATCAAACAGGCCACCCCCTGGGTCAGGTAATGGGGCTTACAGCAATAGGCTTCTTTAAAGATGAAACAGATATCCGGTTAAGCCCGGCACAATATGGTAAACTGATCCCCGGTGACGTAAAATACCTGGACAGAAATAATGACGGGGTAATTGATGACAATGATATAGGACCTATTGGCAGAAGTAATATACCGGAACTGTTCTTTGGTATTTCCGGATCTGTAAGTTGGAAAAATATTGATTTCAGTTTTCTGTTCCAGGGAGCTGGCAACAGCAGCCGTACGATGGTAGGTGGTATGGCCTGGGAATTCTATGAAGGTGGAAAGGTACGGGAAGAACACCTGAACCGCTGGACACCGGAAACCGCTGCCACCGCTACCTGGCCAGCGCTGCATTATGGAGGCAACAGTAACAACCACCGTGTATCCTCTTTATTTCTGGAGGATAACAGTTACATCAGGCTGAAGAATATTGAGCTCGGATATACTTTTAAGAATGTGCATATCACCAAAAAAACCGGGTTTACCAATTGCCGGATCTATGCTAATGCCAATAACCTGTATACCTGGTCCAGAGCACAGGCTTTGTTAGATCCGGAGTATTGGGCCGCTAATACCATTGGCAACATCTATCCTGCACAGAAGGTAGTGAATTTTGGTGCATCCGTTACTTTTTAATCCTCCTCTAAAAGTATTCAAATGAAGTTCAGAATAATAATTATATACATCGTTGCCATTACCAGTTTTACGGCATGTTCTAAATTCGATAGCTATTTGGACAAGGCAGAAACAGGTGGGCTTACCGAGAAACAGGTATTTGGAGATTATGTACAAACAGAAAGTTATCTCGCTAATATCTACGCGTCTATCTCAAATGAATGGATGCCTAACCAGAGTTTTACCTATGCAGCGGCTGCTGATGAGGCGAAATGCCCGGTAGTATATTTTAATGGCCCCCAGGTATATACCAGAGGATTATTATCTCCCACGTTTAATCCTATTGATAGCTGGGCCAGCATGTATGCCGCTATCCGGAAAGTAAACTTCTTTATTTCAAAGATCGATGAAGTACCTACTGTAAATGCTACCCAGGTAAGTGGCAAAAGCAGGATGAAAGGGGAAGGGTACTTTTTAAGGGCCTGGTTTTTCAGTGAACTGTATAAGCGTTATGGTGAAGTACCGGTATTGGATAAAGTGTTACAGATTTCAGACAACCTGCAGCTGCCACGGAATACAGAAGCGGAAGTGCTGAAATTTATTACAGACGATTGCGACCTGGCCGCCAGCCTGTTATTACCGGTGAACAATACCGTGAATACCGGTCGTGCTACCAAGGGGGCTGCCCTCATGCTGAAAGCCAGAACATTGCTGTATGCTGCCAGCCTGCTGCATAACCCGGCTAATGATGCCGCTAAATGGAAGCAAGCGGCTGATGCTGCAAAAGCGGTCATAGATCTGGATGTATACCAGGTAGATGGTGATTATAACGGATTATTCCATAAACGCAACACGCCTAACGTTATCTTCCAGTCTACCGTAAACAATACCACCTGGCTCAAACAAATGTTTGTACCTAGTCAGAATGGCCTGGCCTGGATACAACCTTTGCAAAACCTGGTGGATGATTATGAAATGAAAAATGGTAAAAAGATTACGGAAGACGGTTCAGGGTATGATATCAGCAACCCTTATGCCAACAGAGACCCCCGGCTCGCAGCTTCAATAATCTATAACGGTAGCCAGTGGAAAGGTGCAACGATAGGAACTTACGTAGGTGGAGATGATGGGCTTACTTCTGCAGAAGGGGCACTTACTCAAACCGGTTA encodes:
- a CDS encoding RagB/SusD family nutrient uptake outer membrane protein — translated: MKFRIIIIYIVAITSFTACSKFDSYLDKAETGGLTEKQVFGDYVQTESYLANIYASISNEWMPNQSFTYAAAADEAKCPVVYFNGPQVYTRGLLSPTFNPIDSWASMYAAIRKVNFFISKIDEVPTVNATQVSGKSRMKGEGYFLRAWFFSELYKRYGEVPVLDKVLQISDNLQLPRNTEAEVLKFITDDCDLAASLLLPVNNTVNTGRATKGAALMLKARTLLYAASLLHNPANDAAKWKQAADAAKAVIDLDVYQVDGDYNGLFHKRNTPNVIFQSTVNNTTWLKQMFVPSQNGLAWIQPLQNLVDDYEMKNGKKITEDGSGYDISNPYANRDPRLAASIIYNGSQWKGATIGTYVGGDDGLTSAEGALTQTGYYLRKLIDENGSVSPDNRPGDHYWIFMRYEEALLNYAEALNEVLAAPDAVVYKAVNDVRTRASVNMPQLPTGLSKSQMRDRIRHERRIELAFEGHRFWDIRRWRIGTSVMKEARGMRAEKTGENTYTYTPFVIEARIYQPAFDLFPIPQSERNRNAALTQNAGYN